The following coding sequences lie in one Calothrix sp. NIES-2098 genomic window:
- a CDS encoding chromosome partitioning ATPase ParA family protein, whose amino-acid sequence MKQIVLSLLANAGGVGKTTLSVHLAYEMSRRGFSVAMIDLDPQRSLDVFCGLPPAEASNTLVKVLSKDFKGNWSLVRVWQDHKVEVCQGHPLLAEIANELVIRKRGEYALSDRLKSSPLPHNLIILDCPATLGMLNVNALAASTHILVPVQLEMKAISGSAELVEWCISTAEELHLEPRPPILGFVPSMYDESVAMHRQYLEQLPEIANQLHLKLYPKVRNSNEFKNASAHGLPLQKFRPKHPACKDFKPIADDLAALIKDKKEKK is encoded by the coding sequence ATGAAGCAGATAGTTCTTTCACTTTTGGCAAACGCGGGCGGTGTAGGCAAAACTACGCTGAGTGTACACCTTGCTTATGAAATGAGTCGGCGTGGCTTTTCAGTAGCAATGATTGATCTAGATCCACAGCGTTCTTTGGATGTTTTTTGCGGACTACCACCAGCAGAAGCATCAAACACTTTAGTAAAAGTTTTATCGAAAGACTTCAAAGGCAATTGGTCTCTTGTTCGGGTTTGGCAGGATCACAAAGTAGAAGTCTGTCAAGGACATCCACTATTAGCTGAGATAGCAAATGAATTGGTAATTAGAAAACGAGGAGAGTATGCACTAAGCGATCGCCTTAAAAGTTCCCCACTGCCTCATAACTTAATAATTTTGGATTGTCCTGCCACCTTAGGAATGCTTAATGTCAATGCTTTAGCAGCGTCAACACATATTTTAGTACCAGTACAACTGGAAATGAAAGCCATTTCTGGGTCAGCTGAACTAGTAGAATGGTGTATTTCCACAGCGGAGGAATTGCATCTTGAACCAAGACCACCAATTCTCGGTTTTGTACCAAGTATGTATGATGAGTCGGTGGCAATGCATAGACAATATTTAGAGCAATTGCCAGAAATTGCTAATCAGTTACACTTGAAGCTTTACCCCAAAGTTCGCAACTCGAATGAATTTAAAAATGCTAGTGCTCATGGCTTGCCTTTACAGAAATTCCGTCCCAAGCATCCTGCTTGTAAAGATTTCAAACCAATAGCAGACGATTTAGCAGCTTTGATAAAGGATAAAAAGGAGAAGAAATAA